In Perognathus longimembris pacificus isolate PPM17 chromosome 23, ASM2315922v1, whole genome shotgun sequence, a single genomic region encodes these proteins:
- the Polr3k gene encoding DNA-directed RNA polymerase III subunit RPC10, which yields MLLFCPGCGNGLIVEEGQRCHRFACNTCPYVHNITRKVANRKYPKLKEVDDVLGGAAAWENVDSTAEPCPKCEHPRAYFMQLQTRSADEPMTTFYKCCNAQCGHRWRD from the exons ATGctgcttttctgcccgggctgcggGAACGGGCTGATAGTGGAGGAGGGGCAGCGTTGCCACCGCTTCGCCTGCAACACTTGCCCCTACGTGCACAACATTACccgcaag gtAGCCAATCGGAAGTATCCAAAGCTGAAAGAAGTAGATGATGTACTTGGGGGAGCAGCTGCCTGGGAGAATGTTGACTCTACTGCAG agCCATGTCCCAAATGTGAACATCCCCGTGCTTACTTCATGCAGCTTCAGACCCGCTCTGCAGATGAACCGATGACCACCTTTTACAAGTGCTGCAATGCTCAGTGTGGACACCGCTGGAGGGATTAG
- the Snrnp25 gene encoding U11/U12 small nuclear ribonucleoprotein 25 kDa protein isoform X1, whose translation MVVQDPLLCDLPIQVTLEEVNSQIALEYGQAMTVRVCKMDGEVMPVVVVQNATVLDLKKAIQRYMRLKQEREGGIQHISWSYVWRTYHLTSAGEKLTEDRKKLRDYGVRNRDEVSFIKKLRQK comes from the exons ATGGTAGTGCAGGACCCGCTGCTCTGCGATCTTCCCATCCAG GTTACTCTCGAAGAGGTCAATTCACAGATAGCATTGGAATATGGCCAAGCAATGACAGTCCGAGTTTGCAAGATGGATGGAGAAGTAATGC CGGTGGTTGTAGTGCAGAATGCCACGGTCTTGGACCTGAAGAAGGCCATCCAGAGATATATGCGGCTCAAGCAGGAGCGTGAGGGAGGCATTCAGCACATCAGCTG GTCATATGTGTGGAGAACATACCATCTGACCTCTGCAGGAGAGAAGCTCACAGAGGACAGGAAGAAGCTCCGAGA ttACGGCGTCCGGAACCGGGATGAGGTTTCCTTCATCAAAAAGCTTAGGCAAAAGTAA
- the Snrnp25 gene encoding U11/U12 small nuclear ribonucleoprotein 25 kDa protein isoform X2, with amino-acid sequence MVVQDPLLCDLPIQVTLEEVNSQIALEYGQAMTVRVCKMDGEVMPVVVVQNATVLDLKKAIQRYMRLKQEREGGIQHISWSYVWRTYHLTSAGEKLTEDRKKLRE; translated from the exons ATGGTAGTGCAGGACCCGCTGCTCTGCGATCTTCCCATCCAG GTTACTCTCGAAGAGGTCAATTCACAGATAGCATTGGAATATGGCCAAGCAATGACAGTCCGAGTTTGCAAGATGGATGGAGAAGTAATGC CGGTGGTTGTAGTGCAGAATGCCACGGTCTTGGACCTGAAGAAGGCCATCCAGAGATATATGCGGCTCAAGCAGGAGCGTGAGGGAGGCATTCAGCACATCAGCTG GTCATATGTGTGGAGAACATACCATCTGACCTCTGCAGGAGAGAAGCTCACAGAGGACAGGAAGAAGCTCCGAGAGTAA
- the Rhbdf1 gene encoding inactive rhomboid protein 1 isoform X2, producing MSEARRDSTSSLQRKKPPWLKLDIPAVVPPAAEEPSFLQPLRRQVFLRSVSMPAETAHVSSPHHEPRRPVLQRQTSITQTIRRGTADWFGVSKDSDSTQKWQRKSIRHCSQRYGKLKPQVIRELDLPSQDNASLTSTETPPPLYVGPSQLGMQKIIDPLARGRAFRMADDTADGLSAPHTPITPGAASLCSFSSSRSGFNRFPRRRKRESVAKMSFRAAAALVKGRSVRDGTLRRAQRRSFTPASFLEEDTADFPDELDTSFFAREGVLHEELSTYPDEVFESPSEAALKDWEKALEQADLTGGALGRTELERSHLMLPLERGWRKHKEGGTLAPQPKVRLRQEVVSTVGPRRGQRIAVPVRKLFAREKRPYGLGMVGRLTNRTYRKRIDSYVKRQIEDMDDHRPFFTYWLTFVHSLITILAVCIYGIAPVGFSQHETVDSVLRNRGVYENVKYVQQENFWIGPSSEALIHLGAKFSPCMRQDPQVHSFIHAAREREKHSGCCVRNDRSGCVQTSEEECSSTLAVWVKWPVHPSAPDLAGHKRQFGSVCHQDPRVCDEPSSEDPHEWPEDITKWPICTKNSAGNHTNHPHMDCVLTGRPCCIGTKGRCEITSREYCDFMRGYFHEEATLCSQVHCMDDVCGLLPFLNPEVPDQFYRLWLSLFLHAGVLHCLVSVCFQMTVLRDLEKLAGWHRIAIIYLLSGVTGNLASAIFLPYRAEP from the exons ATGAGTGAGGCCCGGAGGGACAGCACGAGCAGTCTGCAGCGTAAGAAGCCTCCATGGCTCAAGCTGGACATTCCGGCTGTGGTGCCTCCAGCAGCAGAGGAGCCCAGCTTCCTGCAG CCCCTGAGGCGCCAGGTTTTCCTACGGAGTGTGAGCATGCCAGCTGAGACGGCCCATgtctcctccccccaccatgagccTCGGCGGCCTGTGCTACAGCGACAGACGTCGATCACGCAGACCATCCGCAG GGGGACAGCTGACTGGTTTGGAGTGAGCAAGGACAGTGACAGTACCCAGAAATGGCAGCGCAAGAGCATCCGGCACTGCAGCCAGCGGTATGGGAAGCTGAAGCCCCAGGTCATCCGGGAGCTGGACCTGCCGAGCCAAGACAACGCATCCCTGACTAGCACGGAGACCCCACCCCCACTGTACGTGGGCCCAAGCCAGCTGGGCATGCAGAAG ATCATTGACCCTTTGGCCCGAGGCCGGGCCTTCCGCATGGCAGATGACACTGCTGATGGCCTGAGTGCCCCACATACTCCCATCACACCTGGAGCTGCCTCCCTCTGCTCCTTCTCCAGTTCCCGCTCAGGTTTCAATCGGTTCCCTCGGCGGCGAAAGCGCGAGTCTGTGGCCAAGATGAGCTTCCGGGCAGCTGCAGCACTGGTGAAG GGCCGTTCGGTTAGGGATGGCACACTGCGCCGGGCACAGCGTCGCAGCTTCACTCCGGccagcttcctggaggaggacACAGCAGATTTCCCTGATGAGCTGGACACCTCCTTCTTTGCTCGG GAAGGTGTCCTTCATGAGGAGCTGTCCACATACCCAGATGAGGTGTTTGAGTCTCCTTCAGAGGCAGCACTCAAGGACTGGGAGAAAGCCTTGGAGCAAGCAGACCTCACCGGTGGGGCCCTAGGCCGCACTGAGCTTGAGAGAAGCCATTTGATGCT GCCACTGGAGCGAGGCTGGCGGAAGCATAAGGAGGGTGGCACACTGGCTCCACAGCCCAAGGTGAGACTTCGGCAGGAGGTAGTGAGCACTGTAGGGCCCAGGAGGGGCCAGCGCATTGCCGTGCCTGTGCGCAAGCTCTTCGCCAGGGAGAAACGACCCtatgggctgggcatggtgggtcGGCTCACCAATCGCACCTACCGCAAGCGCATTGACAGCTACGTCAAGCGTCAGATCGAGGACATGGATGACCACAG GCCCTTCTTCACCTACTGGCTCACCTTCGTCCACTCACTCATCACCATTCTAGCTGTATGCATCTATGGCATTGCACCTGTGGGCTTCTCACAGCATGAGACAGTGGACTCG GTACTGCGGAACCGTGGTGTCTATGAGAATGTCAAGTATGTGCAGCAAGAGAACTTCTGGATTGGCCCCAGCTCg GAGGCCCTCATTCACCTGGGTGCCAAGTTCTCACCATGCATGCGCCAGGACCCTCAGGTACACAGCTTTATCCATGCTGCACGGGAGCGTGAGAAGCACTCAGGCTGCTGCGTACGCAATGACAGGTCAGGCTGCGTGCAGACCTCCGAGGAGGAGTGCTCG TCTACCCTGGCAGTGTGGGTGAAGTGGCCAGTCCATCCCAGTGCCCCAGACCTTGCTGGCCACAAGAGGCAGTTTGGCTCTGTCTGCCACCAAGACCCCAG GGTATGTGATGAACCATCTTCCGAGGATCCACACGAGTGGCCAGAAGACATCACCAAGTGGCCG ATTTGCACCAAAAACAGTGCTGGGAACCATACCAACCATCCTCACATGGACTGTGTCCTAACAGGCCGGCCCTGCTGCATCGGCACCAAAGGCAG GTGTGAGATCACCTCCCGTGAATACTGTGACTTCATGAGGGGCTATTTCCATGAAGAGGCTACACTCTGCTCTCAG GTGCACTGCATGGATGATGTGTGcggcctccttcctttcctcaaccCTGAGGTGCCTGATCAGTTCTACCGCCTGTGGCTTTCTCTCTTCTTGCACGCTGG GGTCCTGCATTGCTTGGTGTCTGTCTGCTTCCAAATGACTGTCCTGCGTGACCTGGAGAAGCTGGCAGGGTGGCACCGCATTGCCATCATCTACTTGCTGAGTGGTGTCACTGGAAACCTGGCTAGTGCCATCTTCCTGCCATACCGGGCAGAG CCCTAG
- the Rhbdf1 gene encoding inactive rhomboid protein 1 isoform X1: MSEARRDSTSSLQRKKPPWLKLDIPAVVPPAAEEPSFLQPLRRQVFLRSVSMPAETAHVSSPHHEPRRPVLQRQTSITQTIRRGTADWFGVSKDSDSTQKWQRKSIRHCSQRYGKLKPQVIRELDLPSQDNASLTSTETPPPLYVGPSQLGMQKIIDPLARGRAFRMADDTADGLSAPHTPITPGAASLCSFSSSRSGFNRFPRRRKRESVAKMSFRAAAALVKGRSVRDGTLRRAQRRSFTPASFLEEDTADFPDELDTSFFAREGVLHEELSTYPDEVFESPSEAALKDWEKALEQADLTGGALGRTELERSHLMLPLERGWRKHKEGGTLAPQPKVRLRQEVVSTVGPRRGQRIAVPVRKLFAREKRPYGLGMVGRLTNRTYRKRIDSYVKRQIEDMDDHRPFFTYWLTFVHSLITILAVCIYGIAPVGFSQHETVDSVLRNRGVYENVKYVQQENFWIGPSSEALIHLGAKFSPCMRQDPQVHSFIHAAREREKHSGCCVRNDRSGCVQTSEEECSSTLAVWVKWPVHPSAPDLAGHKRQFGSVCHQDPRVCDEPSSEDPHEWPEDITKWPICTKNSAGNHTNHPHMDCVLTGRPCCIGTKGRCEITSREYCDFMRGYFHEEATLCSQVHCMDDVCGLLPFLNPEVPDQFYRLWLSLFLHAGVLHCLVSVCFQMTVLRDLEKLAGWHRIAIIYLLSGVTGNLASAIFLPYRAEVGPAGSQFGILACLFVELFQSWQILARPWRAFFKLLAVVLFLFAFGLLPWIDNFAHISGFISGLFLSFAFLPYISFGKFDLYRKRCQIIIFQAVFLCLLAGLVVLFYFYPVRCEWCEFLTCIPFTDKFCEKYELDAQLH, from the exons ATGAGTGAGGCCCGGAGGGACAGCACGAGCAGTCTGCAGCGTAAGAAGCCTCCATGGCTCAAGCTGGACATTCCGGCTGTGGTGCCTCCAGCAGCAGAGGAGCCCAGCTTCCTGCAG CCCCTGAGGCGCCAGGTTTTCCTACGGAGTGTGAGCATGCCAGCTGAGACGGCCCATgtctcctccccccaccatgagccTCGGCGGCCTGTGCTACAGCGACAGACGTCGATCACGCAGACCATCCGCAG GGGGACAGCTGACTGGTTTGGAGTGAGCAAGGACAGTGACAGTACCCAGAAATGGCAGCGCAAGAGCATCCGGCACTGCAGCCAGCGGTATGGGAAGCTGAAGCCCCAGGTCATCCGGGAGCTGGACCTGCCGAGCCAAGACAACGCATCCCTGACTAGCACGGAGACCCCACCCCCACTGTACGTGGGCCCAAGCCAGCTGGGCATGCAGAAG ATCATTGACCCTTTGGCCCGAGGCCGGGCCTTCCGCATGGCAGATGACACTGCTGATGGCCTGAGTGCCCCACATACTCCCATCACACCTGGAGCTGCCTCCCTCTGCTCCTTCTCCAGTTCCCGCTCAGGTTTCAATCGGTTCCCTCGGCGGCGAAAGCGCGAGTCTGTGGCCAAGATGAGCTTCCGGGCAGCTGCAGCACTGGTGAAG GGCCGTTCGGTTAGGGATGGCACACTGCGCCGGGCACAGCGTCGCAGCTTCACTCCGGccagcttcctggaggaggacACAGCAGATTTCCCTGATGAGCTGGACACCTCCTTCTTTGCTCGG GAAGGTGTCCTTCATGAGGAGCTGTCCACATACCCAGATGAGGTGTTTGAGTCTCCTTCAGAGGCAGCACTCAAGGACTGGGAGAAAGCCTTGGAGCAAGCAGACCTCACCGGTGGGGCCCTAGGCCGCACTGAGCTTGAGAGAAGCCATTTGATGCT GCCACTGGAGCGAGGCTGGCGGAAGCATAAGGAGGGTGGCACACTGGCTCCACAGCCCAAGGTGAGACTTCGGCAGGAGGTAGTGAGCACTGTAGGGCCCAGGAGGGGCCAGCGCATTGCCGTGCCTGTGCGCAAGCTCTTCGCCAGGGAGAAACGACCCtatgggctgggcatggtgggtcGGCTCACCAATCGCACCTACCGCAAGCGCATTGACAGCTACGTCAAGCGTCAGATCGAGGACATGGATGACCACAG GCCCTTCTTCACCTACTGGCTCACCTTCGTCCACTCACTCATCACCATTCTAGCTGTATGCATCTATGGCATTGCACCTGTGGGCTTCTCACAGCATGAGACAGTGGACTCG GTACTGCGGAACCGTGGTGTCTATGAGAATGTCAAGTATGTGCAGCAAGAGAACTTCTGGATTGGCCCCAGCTCg GAGGCCCTCATTCACCTGGGTGCCAAGTTCTCACCATGCATGCGCCAGGACCCTCAGGTACACAGCTTTATCCATGCTGCACGGGAGCGTGAGAAGCACTCAGGCTGCTGCGTACGCAATGACAGGTCAGGCTGCGTGCAGACCTCCGAGGAGGAGTGCTCG TCTACCCTGGCAGTGTGGGTGAAGTGGCCAGTCCATCCCAGTGCCCCAGACCTTGCTGGCCACAAGAGGCAGTTTGGCTCTGTCTGCCACCAAGACCCCAG GGTATGTGATGAACCATCTTCCGAGGATCCACACGAGTGGCCAGAAGACATCACCAAGTGGCCG ATTTGCACCAAAAACAGTGCTGGGAACCATACCAACCATCCTCACATGGACTGTGTCCTAACAGGCCGGCCCTGCTGCATCGGCACCAAAGGCAG GTGTGAGATCACCTCCCGTGAATACTGTGACTTCATGAGGGGCTATTTCCATGAAGAGGCTACACTCTGCTCTCAG GTGCACTGCATGGATGATGTGTGcggcctccttcctttcctcaaccCTGAGGTGCCTGATCAGTTCTACCGCCTGTGGCTTTCTCTCTTCTTGCACGCTGG GGTCCTGCATTGCTTGGTGTCTGTCTGCTTCCAAATGACTGTCCTGCGTGACCTGGAGAAGCTGGCAGGGTGGCACCGCATTGCCATCATCTACTTGCTGAGTGGTGTCACTGGAAACCTGGCTAGTGCCATCTTCCTGCCATACCGGGCAGAG GTGGGCCCTGCAGGTTCCCAGTTTGGAATCCTGGCCTGTCTCTTCGTGGAGCTTTTCCAGAGCTGGCAGATCCTGGCAAGACCCTGGCGTGCCTTCTTCAAGCTGTTAGCTGTGGTGCTCTTcctctttgcctttgggctgctgCCCTGGATCGACAACTTCGCCCACATCTCAGGCTTCATCAGcggcctcttcctttcctttgccttcctGCCCTACATCAGCTTCGGCAAGTTCGACCTGTACCGAAAACGCTGCCAAATCATAATCTTTCAAGCAGTGTTCCTGTGCCTGCTGGCTGGCCTGGTGGTCCTCTTCTACTTCTATCCCGTCCGCTGTGAGTGGTGCGAGTTCCTCACCTGCATCCCCTTCACTGACAAGTTCTGCGAGAAGTATGAGCTGGATGCTCAGCTCCACTGA